The proteins below come from a single Treponema phagedenis genomic window:
- a CDS encoding baseplate J/gp47 family protein translates to MDFDYKIKTFDEIYTEMQLKVFGKILTATDANSGSVLCSLLEATARLIAEAYLHCQIGYAKYLQDLVEGAFGVKRLLGTKAKGKVVFFTEKGKPAASHLYIAVGTEIACGDTVFVTTESGMIDKGTEQSKPIFAEAKEIGEKGNVPSESVDTILSGLHSSIAGVKNIRPFENGTSAETDPELRKRFVNYLRGLQRTNFYGVKEAALSTKAYHVNVVLCAPPKDIPTRDFDGNPITEHNVNCAVYVCDKEGECSGALLDEVRKTLRGDGTYNNPGYTPAGVHLAVAPIVADRRFQGEGNKLNLEIFSVLPDKEEAKERVRKKVIEFFQGFEVGQSLIITDLILAVRQFDWVTDVIIKDMNLPQGSANPSATESHKLLVVKEEDVLITIKQQG, encoded by the coding sequence ATGGATTTTGATTATAAAATAAAAACCTTTGATGAGATTTACACCGAAATGCAGCTAAAGGTATTCGGTAAAATACTTACCGCAACGGACGCTAACTCAGGCAGTGTGCTTTGCTCTTTATTAGAGGCAACTGCACGGCTAATTGCTGAAGCGTATTTGCATTGCCAAATAGGGTATGCAAAATACTTACAAGATTTAGTGGAAGGGGCTTTTGGCGTAAAAAGGCTTTTAGGAACTAAGGCAAAGGGGAAGGTTGTTTTTTTTACCGAAAAAGGAAAACCTGCAGCCAGTCATCTTTATATAGCGGTAGGAACCGAAATTGCCTGCGGTGATACTGTTTTTGTTACCACAGAATCGGGAATGATAGATAAGGGGACGGAACAGTCAAAGCCTATTTTTGCTGAAGCAAAAGAAATAGGAGAAAAAGGAAATGTGCCATCTGAAAGCGTTGACACTATTTTAAGCGGCTTACATTCAAGTATTGCGGGAGTAAAAAATATACGGCCGTTTGAAAACGGTACTTCCGCCGAAACCGATCCGGAGCTGCGAAAGCGATTTGTAAATTATTTACGAGGCTTACAACGGACAAACTTTTACGGGGTAAAAGAAGCGGCTCTTAGCACAAAAGCATATCACGTGAACGTGGTATTATGTGCGCCGCCAAAAGATATTCCCACCCGAGATTTTGACGGAAACCCCATAACAGAGCATAATGTAAATTGTGCGGTGTATGTTTGCGACAAAGAAGGAGAGTGTTCAGGGGCATTACTTGATGAGGTGCGCAAAACATTACGCGGAGACGGCACGTATAACAATCCCGGATACACACCTGCGGGTGTTCATCTTGCTGTCGCTCCCATTGTTGCAGACAGACGGTTTCAAGGGGAAGGCAATAAATTAAATCTTGAAATATTTTCTGTTCTTCCTGATAAAGAAGAGGCAAAGGAACGAGTACGAAAAAAGGTTATAGAGTTTTTTCAAGGCTTTGAAGTAGGTCAATCTCTTATTATCACTGATTTAATTCTTGCCGTCAGACAGTTTGATTGGGTTACCGATGTAATCATTAAAGATATGAACCTTCCGCAAGGCAGCGCAAACCCTTCCGCAACTGAGTCGCATAAACTCTTGGTTGTAAAAGAAGAAGATGTGCTTATCACAATAAAACAACAGGGGTAG
- a CDS encoding cell envelope integrity protein TolA, whose product MTIQDFFSTVKTNPFEIVKASDMDVGFQSIVDNASFLVRLAVQAEHDFIIGGQVTPIKDSLSVRVSPFIAFNKKTQRLLCKGTETIVELKAAHATKNRRDVLFITEKGWVDFKKENRARWFVARGNAGQTGQENSGFAKVEPLNKRQAFKVALAVISGENNSGTAKYCDEECVKLGEISVKASQTKFGKEDIFAVSALAENEENAGWTNETMRTFSLAPMSKAAMRFFKIHKPDGTLKDGVVGKSNLALSGGDMLTGDDIVIGKKIAVKAGSINPATGAFEYTIPFVGTERLEFTIFESAKIKEVFDVVFNAFAYVWKTFIANDAAVYRYAQGYTDLGIADLNKVFFEALQKEIQERIAAIDKEAKERKEADAAIKTFAEEAIAQEAQERKEADEKETKERKEADAEIKTFTEEAIAQEAQERKEADEKEAKERKEADAEIKTFAEKAIAQEAKERKEADEIEATARIEGDKQIKELAEEAISLSVPEGSTLGIYDDEEHKTFLKLDGKSFEPAEYPRFYEYWKEHLAFLGEDNEKKPFLPYVETADYSRLGEVVSFIGTDYHHEFLLCDGGPFSPDVYAEFYEQYWKKHLSHLGKDSIGWPLRPKLKGSIAGSNVYIKALPHVEHEFITPVIKTGK is encoded by the coding sequence ATGACAATACAAGATTTTTTTTCAACTGTTAAAACAAATCCGTTTGAAATTGTAAAAGCAAGCGATATGGACGTAGGGTTCCAATCGATTGTCGATAATGCAAGCTTTCTTGTACGCTTAGCGGTACAGGCAGAACATGATTTTATCATAGGCGGACAGGTTACACCGATAAAAGATAGCTTAAGCGTACGGGTTTCCCCCTTTATTGCGTTTAACAAAAAAACACAACGGCTTTTGTGTAAGGGCACGGAAACGATTGTAGAACTTAAAGCCGCCCACGCAACGAAAAATAGAAGAGACGTACTTTTTATTACCGAAAAAGGTTGGGTTGATTTTAAAAAAGAAAACAGAGCCCGTTGGTTTGTTGCAAGAGGAAATGCGGGACAGACAGGGCAAGAAAACTCAGGGTTTGCAAAGGTAGAACCGCTTAATAAGCGGCAAGCGTTTAAGGTTGCACTTGCCGTTATAAGCGGAGAAAACAATTCAGGGACTGCAAAGTACTGCGATGAAGAATGTGTAAAACTAGGTGAAATATCGGTAAAAGCATCTCAGACAAAGTTCGGCAAAGAAGATATTTTTGCGGTAAGTGCCTTAGCTGAGAATGAAGAAAATGCAGGCTGGACAAATGAAACAATGAGAACCTTCTCACTTGCACCGATGAGCAAAGCGGCAATGCGCTTTTTTAAAATCCATAAACCGGACGGAACACTAAAAGATGGTGTTGTCGGAAAATCAAACCTTGCGCTTTCAGGCGGCGACATGTTAACCGGTGATGATATTGTGATTGGAAAAAAGATTGCAGTAAAAGCGGGCAGCATAAATCCCGCAACAGGAGCATTTGAGTATACTATTCCATTTGTCGGTACCGAGCGCCTAGAGTTTACTATTTTCGAGTCTGCAAAAATAAAAGAAGTTTTTGATGTTGTTTTTAATGCCTTTGCGTATGTGTGGAAAACATTTATCGCAAATGATGCCGCCGTGTATCGATATGCGCAAGGATATACCGATTTGGGGATTGCTGATTTAAATAAAGTTTTTTTTGAGGCTTTGCAAAAAGAAATACAGGAACGCATTGCCGCAATTGATAAGGAAGCAAAGGAGCGTAAAGAAGCGGATGCGGCAATTAAGACATTTGCAGAAGAAGCAATTGCACAGGAAGCACAAGAGCGCAAAGAAGCTGATGAGAAGGAAACAAAAGAGCGCAAAGAGGCGGATGCAGAAATTAAGACGTTTACAGAAGAAGCAATTGCACAGGAAGCACAAGAGCGCAAAGAAGCTGATGAGAAGGAAGCAAAAGAGCGCAAAGAGGCGGATGCAGAAATTAAGACGTTTGCAGAAAAGGCAATCGCACAGGAAGCGAAGGAGCGTAAAGAAGCAGATGAAATAGAAGCTACAGCGCGCATTGAAGGCGATAAACAAATTAAAGAGTTGGCAGAAGAAGCTATCAGCTTATCGGTTCCGGAAGGTTCAACACTCGGTATATATGATGATGAGGAGCACAAAACATTTTTAAAGCTTGACGGTAAAAGTTTTGAGCCCGCCGAATATCCGCGCTTTTACGAATACTGGAAAGAGCATTTAGCTTTTTTAGGTGAAGACAATGAAAAAAAGCCTTTTTTGCCTTATGTAGAAACAGCAGACTATAGCCGCTTAGGCGAGGTTGTCAGCTTTATCGGAACGGATTACCACCATGAATTTTTGTTGTGCGATGGGGGACCTTTTAGCCCTGATGTATACGCCGAGTTTTACGAGCAGTACTGGAAAAAACATTTAAGCCACTTAGGCAAAGATAGTATCGGGTGGCCATTGCGCCCTAAACTGAAAGGCAGCATTGCAGGCAGCAATGTATACATTAAAGCCTTGCCGCATGTTGAACATGAGTTTATTACGCCTGTTATTAAAACAGGAAAATAA
- a CDS encoding leucine-rich repeat domain-containing protein produces MITINGTEITELTYNGVEIEKALCNGVVVFEKTRENIIRMKTSADSIKLRVTTKDGSPCEVWNDGKKIAELQSDNKENIAVQNNAEEIIIKGYDIQELDCDNNRLTTLNASGCTSLQWLYCSYNQLTTLNASGCTSLQWLYCSNNQLTTLNVSGLTSLEVLSCYYNQLTALDVSGCTSLQHLDCDNNRLTTLNASGCTRLQGLYCYNNHLTELDVSGLTSLQTLDCYNNQLTAEALKKIFEGLPERANKDGKAALYKDGDSNYKDFTQPPELAAAFKAAKEKGWKFYKNNWSTEI; encoded by the coding sequence ATGATAACGATAAACGGAACGGAAATAACAGAACTAACATATAATGGTGTAGAGATAGAAAAGGCTCTCTGTAACGGCGTGGTTGTATTCGAAAAAACGAGAGAAAACATTATAAGAATGAAAACGTCTGCGGATAGTATTAAGCTGCGTGTTACAACAAAAGACGGCAGCCCGTGTGAAGTATGGAACGACGGTAAGAAAATTGCAGAGCTGCAAAGCGACAACAAGGAAAATATTGCTGTCCAGAATAACGCAGAAGAGATAATCATTAAGGGGTATGACATACAAGAGCTGGACTGCGACAACAATCGACTGACCACATTAAACGCAAGCGGTTGTACAAGCCTGCAATGGCTGTACTGCTCCTACAATCAACTGACCACATTAAACGCAAGCGGTTGTACAAGCCTGCAATGGCTGTACTGCTCCAACAATCAGCTAACCACATTAAACGTAAGCGGCTTAACGAGCTTGGAAGTGCTGTCCTGCTACTACAATCAACTAACCGCATTAGATGTAAGCGGTTGTACAAGCCTGCAACATCTGGACTGCGACAACAATCGACTGACCACATTAAACGCAAGCGGTTGTACAAGATTGCAAGGGCTGTACTGCTACAACAATCACCTAACTGAATTAGATGTAAGCGGCTTAACAAGTTTGCAAACGCTGGACTGCTACAACAATCAACTAACCGCCGAAGCTTTAAAAAAGATTTTCGAAGGCTTGCCGGAGCGGGCAAATAAAGATGGAAAGGCTGCCCTCTATAAAGACGGCGATAGCAACTACAAGGATTTTACGCAGCCTCCCGAACTTGCAGCCGCCTTTAAAGCCGCGAAAGAGAAAGGTTGGAAGTTCTATAAAAATAACTGGAGTACAGAAATATAA
- a CDS encoding PBECR2 nuclease fold domain-containing protein — translation MRIVIDADVSKQIIHTLKSLSEQQQFHEVLKLMQKTFVEGKHPRDEEGRFASKGGYVRAKRLKLKEKLKDYVGKDIKNEKTGIPAYISNESINKISSEKAIEKTKANGFTVDDHFYAASNIVPLFKKADLRGVYKDKNNSKDIVSIKRFNCRFRLPSGVAANAYITVKEARISGHKIYSLEVMELEKALKNEGLGMAVRKSNATCIPENTPPRTFSIPDSQKKARERETHQTDEQQQFHEILERMQKTFNEAEHPRDEAGRFTDKGPVSKEVHKTRQRLRAVFTDKAVPMPDIPFTRENYNKLFPRNRIDTPLGSVKLGEHQFEKLQALGRNYLLGAVATTLKNPVAIIREERDGRKSNLYVKSFIKDKKNKIVQSVVIDIDGQHISISTHEKDVSNVLNKIETVGQLIYIDSQPDRMAEQHHLSDESVVNPTRKQEKALKSCTTSIPHSKKKARAQNAALPKDFVSRCNMVSIQLMLLKWDIAAIQEEIDRRNNMYDLVLKSFNGIVQELKKTQGSKQRRL, via the coding sequence ATGAGAATAGTAATAGACGCTGATGTTTCAAAACAGATTATACATACTCTCAAAAGCTTATCAGAGCAGCAGCAGTTTCATGAAGTGTTAAAGCTTATGCAGAAGACTTTTGTAGAAGGCAAACACCCGCGCGATGAAGAGGGAAGGTTTGCTTCAAAGGGCGGTTATGTGCGGGCAAAGCGGCTTAAATTAAAAGAGAAGTTAAAAGACTATGTTGGAAAGGATATTAAAAATGAAAAAACAGGAATACCGGCGTATATATCAAATGAAAGTATAAATAAAATTTCAAGTGAAAAAGCAATAGAAAAAACAAAAGCAAACGGCTTTACTGTTGATGACCATTTTTATGCGGCAAGTAACATAGTTCCATTATTTAAAAAAGCTGATTTAAGGGGAGTGTATAAAGATAAAAATAACAGCAAGGATATTGTTTCAATAAAGCGGTTTAATTGCAGGTTTAGATTGCCGAGTGGTGTGGCAGCAAATGCTTATATTACTGTAAAGGAAGCTAGGATAAGTGGACATAAAATATATTCACTTGAAGTAATGGAATTAGAAAAAGCCCTCAAAAACGAGGGCTTGGGTATGGCGGTTAGAAAATCTAACGCAACATGTATCCCTGAGAATACACCACCACGCACTTTTAGTATACCAGATTCACAAAAAAAAGCAAGAGAGCGAGAGACCCATCAAACAGATGAGCAGCAGCAGTTTCATGAAATATTAGAGCGAATGCAGAAGACTTTTAATGAGGCGGAACACCCGCGAGACGAGGCGGGACGGTTTACGGATAAGGGACCCGTAAGCAAGGAAGTGCATAAAACACGGCAGCGTTTACGAGCGGTATTTACGGATAAAGCGGTTCCAATGCCGGATATTCCGTTTACCCGAGAAAATTATAATAAACTGTTTCCGAGAAATAGAATTGATACGCCTTTAGGATCAGTAAAACTTGGAGAACATCAATTTGAAAAACTGCAAGCACTTGGGCGTAATTATTTATTGGGTGCGGTTGCCACAACGTTAAAAAATCCTGTAGCGATTATTCGAGAAGAGCGGGACGGGAGAAAATCAAACCTATATGTAAAATCGTTTATAAAGGACAAAAAAAATAAAATAGTGCAGTCGGTTGTAATTGATATTGACGGACAGCATATTTCAATATCAACACATGAAAAGGATGTAAGTAACGTTTTAAACAAAATAGAAACGGTCGGTCAGCTTATCTATATAGACAGCCAACCCGACCGAATGGCTGAGCAGCATCATCTAAGCGATGAGTCGGTGGTCAACCCAACCAGGAAGCAAGAGAAAGCTCTCAAGTCCTGCACTACAAGTATACCACATTCGAAAAAAAAAGCAAGGGCGCAAAATGCAGCCTTGCCGAAGGATTTTGTATCGAGGTGTAACATGGTAAGCATTCAGCTTATGCTTTTGAAGTGGGATATAGCCGCAATACAGGAAGAAATAGACCGCCGTAATAATATGTATGACTTGGTTTTAAAGTCTTTTAACGGAATTGTGCAGGAATTAAAAAAAACACAAGGTAGTAAACAAAGGAGGTTATGA